The DNA region ATTAGGTCATGTAGAGGTTGTCCCTGCAATCTATTTAGCAACACCGCTTAAACATCTTGGAAAAGTGATTGGAGTACTTGCCTTGCAATCGGATTACAATCAAAACGAATATGACGAAAACGACTTTGAATTTTTAAAATTTATTTCAGGTCAGGTTGCCTCGTTTATCGATAAACAAGAGATGCTAGAAGAACAACAACAACGTGAAGCCGATCTTCTTTTCTTCCGAAATATCATTGACCAGTCAAATGATTTTATTTCTGTTGTTGATATAGACAATGGAAATATTGTTGACGTAAACGAACGAACCTGCCAAAAGCTTGGGTATTCAAAAGAAGAAATGACCAACATGCTCTACACCGAAATCCATATTGTAGAGGAGGATTATATCTGGAACGATTATCTAATGAAACTTAGATCTGGTAATCAAGTTATTGAATCCTGCTTTTACCGATCGAAGGATGGTATAGATACTCCTGTAGAAATGAACATGAGTATTGTGACTATAGACCTTGTTGAATATCTAGTAGCCGTTGGGCGTGATGTAAAAGAACAAGAAGATGCAAGATCTGCTCTCGAAAGATCCGAAAAACAATTATCACACCTCGTTGAAAACTTAGATGTATCCGTTTATGCTGTCGAAATAATATCAGAAGACCCATTAGTAGAAAAATTGCTCTACCAAAGCAAGCAAATTGAAAAATTTGCTGGATTCAAAATAGGTAATTTTAGTGACATCGCAGCCTGGGATCAACATGTCCATCCAGAAGATATTGATCAATTAGTAGCTGATGTTCAGCACATGCTTAAAACCCATGAGTCAATGACTAGCGAATATCGATTCTATCATCGCGAAACAAAAAAAATAATTTGGGTGGAAGAAAACTACCGTCCAGTAAAAATTGTAGACGGCAAAGTTAAAACCTACTATGGTGCAATTAGAGATGTTACGGAAAGGAAAAACAATGAGAAGAAATTAGCATCAGCTCATAAAGAATTAGAAGCTTTTATTTATAAAGCGTCTCATGATTTAAAGGGTCCCCTTTCCTCTAGTTTAGGCTTGGTAAATATTGCTCGATTAGAATCGGGGGAAGAAAATGAGTCGAAGTATTTCGATCATATAGAAGGTTCATTAAAGAAACTAGAAAATATCCTAGATGACCTTCGGCAAGTTGCTATCATTAAACAAGGTGTAATTGAGAAAAGCGAGATTAATATTATTAATTCTATTGAGGACATTATTTCCACCTTTAAATTTTATAATGAATTTGAATCTATTGACTTTAAATTTGACAATTCAATAGGAGATACAATATTCACAGATAGAAGTTTACTTGAATTATGCTTACGAAATACTATAGAGAATGCTGTAAAGTATCAGAAATACAACTTCAAAGAATCCTTTGTCCATTTCAATCTTAGCAACACTCCAACGGGAATTAAAATAATAATCAAGGATAATGGGATTGGTATAGATGCCGATCACATTCATACTATATTCGACATGTTTGTGCGGGCTAATCAAACGTCAAAAGGGACAGGTCTTGGTCTTTACATTTCCAAAAATGCGATTGAAAAACTAGGCGGAACAATTAGCGTAGAAAGCAAAAAAGGCTGGGGAACAACTTTCGAAATAAATCTTCCAATATCCATAGCAGAAGAAGATACTCCATCATGAACAATGTTTTCATTGCACTAATATCTATGAGCATATTTAGTTTTTTTTCTAGCGCTAAAGCCCAAACACCCTACACAGATTTTTATTCGTTAACTGCGGAGGATATACATGGCAGCGACTTCCAGTTTGCACAGCTCAAAGGAAAAAAAACGTTAATCGTAAATACCGCTTCCAAATGCGGATTCACACCTCAATACAACGAACTTCAAGAATTGTATAGAAAATACAAAGATCGAAATTTTACTATTATCGCTTTTCCTAGTAATGATTTCTTGTTTCAAGAACCTGGTAACAATGAAACTATTGAACAGTTTTGCAGAGATCAATACGAAATAACTTTTCCAATCATGTCTAAAGTCAAGGTATCCGGAAGCAATAAGCATTCTGTATATCAATTCCTTACAATGAAATCAAATAATGGAAAATTAAATTCTAAGGTGAAATGGAATTTTCAAAAATACTTAGTAGATGAGAACGGCGTTCTCGTAAAAACACTCCCACCAAAAACTAGTCCTTTAGATATTGAAATAACAACTTGGATTGAAAATTAAAAACTATGAATTCAGAATCATCAGATAGTACACTTTATAAAATGTTTAGATTAATTGCCTTCTTGGAAGGACTCTCTTTTATTCTTTTACTGGGGGTGGCTGTACCTTTAAAGCACATGATGGGAATGCCTGAACCAGTTTCAATTCTTGGAATGGCACATGGAGTTCTTTTTATGCTCTATGTTATATTTGTGCTAATGCTTCAACCTTCTCAGGAATGGCCTGCCAAAACAACGGCACTAATATTACTGCTTTCAATTCTCCCTTTGGGTACTTTCTATGGAGAGCGTAAACAATTTTGGACTAAATAAATTATTAGTTTTAGAATTAAATTTTTAGAGCAGATATATTTACGGCATGTTTAAACCTACAATACTTTTTACAAGTAGCTGGTACCCCAGTCGGGTTCACGATACACTCGGGAATTTTGTATCGCGCCATGCCGAAGCGGTTGCAATCCAAACAAGAGTAGTTGCGCTGTACGTTACATCAGATCCTGATCTCAAAGAAGATATCGATATAGAATTTACAGAAAAAAATAATGTTGAGACTATAATAGTCTATTACAAAAAAGTTAATTCAAGTTTTCCAATCTTAAGTCAATTTCAGAAATACAAACGAAATATAAATGCTTTCGAAATTGGTCTTCTTTGGATAAAGGATAATTTGAATATCGAATCGTTTGATTTAGTACATCATAATATCACCTACCCAACAGGTATATTCCCGATGCGCTTAAAAGAACATAAGGACACCCCTTACATAATCTCCGAAAATTTTACAGGATTTCTACCCGCTGGAAGACACAAATACAAAGGACTTCTAATGAAATACCTTTGTAAGAAGATAACTAGGAATGCAACTATTATTTGTCCTGTTTCCTTAGACCTAGAGAAGTCAATGAAGCAATTGGGATTTGATTCCGAGTATGTAATCGTCCCCAATGTAGTCGACACAATTACATTTCATACAAAAGAGGATGAGCCCTCTCAATTGGGTGAGAAAATTAAATTTATCCATGTTTCCACTTTAGATGAAAAGCATAAAAACGTAAAAGGCATACTCCGAGTAATACAGAAACTATCCAACGCTTTCGATGTAGAATTAAACATTATTCATGATGAAGATTCCAGCCTTCTCAAAACCTATTGTGAAGATTTAAAAATAGCAGGCCGTGTAAATTTCCTTGGACAGAAAGATGCTAAAGGGGTTTCCGAAGAACTTCGTAACAACGACATATTTATACTTTTCAGCAACTATGAAAATTTACCATGTGTTGTATTAGAATCAATTGCTTGTGGCGTCCCTGTAATCTCTTCGGATGTTGGTGGAACACGTGAACACCTTTCGTCGGAATTTGGAGAACTAGTATCTCCTTTGGACGAAGAAGCTCTGCTTAATAAAATTAAATTTATGATTGAAAATTACAGCAAATACGACCCAAAGGCTCTTCACCATTATGCACAATTACACTTCAGCAAGGAAAATGTAGGAAAACAGTTTATGCGCGTTTACGAGGAAGTATTACTTAAATAGATCTTGTAGTACGTAATCTAAGCGGGCTGGAGTAATTTTTTTTGTAATTATCTTTTTATTCTCATCTAGTAGAATTAATAATGGCGTGCTAAAAATGTCGAAATAAGTTCTAAACTCACTCTTATAACCAACATCCTCCACGTTAATCCAATTCAGTTTTGTTTTATCAATGTAAGCGAGCCAATCTAACTTAGTCTTCATCAGACCGACAGAATATACCTCTAGTTGGGTCCGGTCGTATTTTTCGTAAACTTCTTTTAAAATAGGTGTCGCTAGTTTACAATGACCGCAATTGGGATCCCAAAACCACATTACCGTGTACTTCGCTGGTATATCATAAAGGGCTTTTACTTCGCCATTAATATCCTTCAATTTAAGATTGGGAACACTATTTCCTTCTAGTAGATGAACTAGTTTTTTTGCGCGATTTACAATTTGATTTACTTGTTCATCCGTAAACCAATCAACTACACCTGTAACAAAATATCGATCTACAATATTTACAAAAACCGCATCCATTTCGGTCTGTATCGATTTCTGATACTTATTTGTAAAAATCGTAATGATATATTTAAATAGTTCCCTATTCCCTTTTGTGCCTCTTAATAAATATTCTAAACTATTAAGAACGGAGTCCTTTTGCTGCATTGTTAACTCATCCATATAATACTCCAACTTATTACTAAATACAGGAGTACGCAACAACCTCACATCAGACAGATCCGTTTTATCAAAATAATGCTCTTGCATATACCGGTATACAAATAGATCACGCTCCTCCTCATCTTTCGGCAAGTCCTTTTTGGGTGGCTCAATTTTATGCATGGCATTAAGTAAAAGTGTAAAAATCATATCCGGATTCTTCTTAGTAAAGGTTTTCGAATAAGACTGTTGTCTACTTAATATTTCATCATATCTCTTTTCAAAATATTTGGTCGAATCTTCGCCGGGAAGGAGCGTATCTAGTTTACTATTTATTCTCGTTACCTCTGTCTGATCTCTCTTATTCGTTACTTTCCATTCCTGGAAGTACTCATTTTCTTTCGAACCAATAATTTTTAAATTTTTTTCAAAATTAGCCGTATCTGTTTCCAAACTAAAGTATTGTTCGTTGATAATAAACTCGAATAACTTTTCTTGTTTATAAACAACCCCATAAACCCCTGCCTCTAGTTCATCATCACCTTTAAAACTAAAGTTCCCCTTACTATCAATAGTAACAGTGTCGACGTAATACATTCTTTTACCATAATAATTGGCCAAGTGTATAGTCGAATCACGAAGGCCATTTATCTTCACACTAATCTCGTGCCCTTTTCCAGAATTACCAGCGAAAGATTCATTGGTAGAGGCAACACTCATTAGTATACATACTACAATTATTACGAAAAAGGCTCTCATTCTTTTTATCA from Flavobacteriales bacterium includes:
- a CDS encoding PAS domain S-box protein — its product is MIELLWELNFDRSIPILLSLIPGLLSLSIFIYALIRLPKSGITATFALFVFSTFIWQLSDTLIRASEQYFVAKLWQDLLFAGVLFIGPFSLHFTLLYTERKKITRSYFLIFILYFPAFFFEVAEGGNLFRHAIVFDSFWGWVSAPTFEFLNTLEASWIASCGLITLLLLGNYAYKMKDVEVRNKQSLLIFIGYVIPASQGILTQYLLPFFFDASDNPLTTTTTVVFSTCVVIALAKYRLLSYNPLLTSDNLIRTMNEGILVTDHVGVTKYVNERFCKIIGYSQGELIDQKAEDVFVPVKEIDKLNEGRAKRGEGESSEYEMELINKNDETIQTWISATPYFNPDGHNIGSLVIVTDITKRKRAQLAREIAFNITKSANRGIRDINSLGRLIYSEIIQLIPKANFYISLVNEETNIVHFPFWIHEGIDYSGTVEREFSNGFSEFIITTGQSVYLKGREVNDFVDRNELGHVEVVPAIYLATPLKHLGKVIGVLALQSDYNQNEYDENDFEFLKFISGQVASFIDKQEMLEEQQQREADLLFFRNIIDQSNDFISVVDIDNGNIVDVNERTCQKLGYSKEEMTNMLYTEIHIVEEDYIWNDYLMKLRSGNQVIESCFYRSKDGIDTPVEMNMSIVTIDLVEYLVAVGRDVKEQEDARSALERSEKQLSHLVENLDVSVYAVEIISEDPLVEKLLYQSKQIEKFAGFKIGNFSDIAAWDQHVHPEDIDQLVADVQHMLKTHESMTSEYRFYHRETKKIIWVEENYRPVKIVDGKVKTYYGAIRDVTERKNNEKKLASAHKELEAFIYKASHDLKGPLSSSLGLVNIARLESGEENESKYFDHIEGSLKKLENILDDLRQVAIIKQGVIEKSEINIINSIEDIISTFKFYNEFESIDFKFDNSIGDTIFTDRSLLELCLRNTIENAVKYQKYNFKESFVHFNLSNTPTGIKIIIKDNGIGIDADHIHTIFDMFVRANQTSKGTGLGLYISKNAIEKLGGTISVESKKGWGTTFEINLPISIAEEDTPS
- a CDS encoding glutathione peroxidase encodes the protein MNNVFIALISMSIFSFFSSAKAQTPYTDFYSLTAEDIHGSDFQFAQLKGKKTLIVNTASKCGFTPQYNELQELYRKYKDRNFTIIAFPSNDFLFQEPGNNETIEQFCRDQYEITFPIMSKVKVSGSNKHSVYQFLTMKSNNGKLNSKVKWNFQKYLVDENGVLVKTLPPKTSPLDIEITTWIEN
- a CDS encoding DUF3817 domain-containing protein, whose product is MFRLIAFLEGLSFILLLGVAVPLKHMMGMPEPVSILGMAHGVLFMLYVIFVLMLQPSQEWPAKTTALILLLSILPLGTFYGERKQFWTK
- a CDS encoding glycosyltransferase — protein: MFKPTILFTSSWYPSRVHDTLGNFVSRHAEAVAIQTRVVALYVTSDPDLKEDIDIEFTEKNNVETIIVYYKKVNSSFPILSQFQKYKRNINAFEIGLLWIKDNLNIESFDLVHHNITYPTGIFPMRLKEHKDTPYIISENFTGFLPAGRHKYKGLLMKYLCKKITRNATIICPVSLDLEKSMKQLGFDSEYVIVPNVVDTITFHTKEDEPSQLGEKIKFIHVSTLDEKHKNVKGILRVIQKLSNAFDVELNIIHDEDSSLLKTYCEDLKIAGRVNFLGQKDAKGVSEELRNNDIFILFSNYENLPCVVLESIACGVPVISSDVGGTREHLSSEFGELVSPLDEEALLNKIKFMIENYSKYDPKALHHYAQLHFSKENVGKQFMRVYEEVLLK
- a CDS encoding DUF5106 domain-containing protein, giving the protein MIKRMRAFFVIIVVCILMSVASTNESFAGNSGKGHEISVKINGLRDSTIHLANYYGKRMYYVDTVTIDSKGNFSFKGDDELEAGVYGVVYKQEKLFEFIINEQYFSLETDTANFEKNLKIIGSKENEYFQEWKVTNKRDQTEVTRINSKLDTLLPGEDSTKYFEKRYDEILSRQQSYSKTFTKKNPDMIFTLLLNAMHKIEPPKKDLPKDEEERDLFVYRYMQEHYFDKTDLSDVRLLRTPVFSNKLEYYMDELTMQQKDSVLNSLEYLLRGTKGNRELFKYIITIFTNKYQKSIQTEMDAVFVNIVDRYFVTGVVDWFTDEQVNQIVNRAKKLVHLLEGNSVPNLKLKDINGEVKALYDIPAKYTVMWFWDPNCGHCKLATPILKEVYEKYDRTQLEVYSVGLMKTKLDWLAYIDKTKLNWINVEDVGYKSEFRTYFDIFSTPLLILLDENKKIITKKITPARLDYVLQDLFK